The genomic window gagagaaatagtcctataattcctataataacctaaaacttcttacctgggaatattgaagactcatgttaaaaggaaccaccagctttcatatgttctcatgttctgagcaaggaacttaaacgttagctttcttacatggcacatattgcacttttacttctccaacactttgtttttgcattatttaaatcaaattgaacatgtttcattatttatttgaggctaaattgatttgattgatttattatattaagttaaaataagtgttcattcagtattgttgtaattgtcattatttcaaatacattttaaaaatagcccgaataatcggtatcggcgttgaaaaatcataatcggtcgacctctaatatggaACCTCTtactgtgtggatgtgtgtttgcaTACTTTTATGTATGCAAGTTTGAGGTGCAGGCTCCAGCAGACCCATGGTTTAGACATTTACACTATTTCTGCATAGTCGTTCTGAGCTTACTGTAGCTCATACAGCCCTGCTAAACCCCAGCTGTGTGTGTTACGCTATTTTCTTTGATTTGGCAGGGCTTTGGATCAGTCAAGAAGTGGATGCTGAGAAAATGTCATTTAAAAACCTTTCTACTTCCCCTCACACTCACTATTTCTCTACCATCCTCCccgacactctctctctctatctctaggcAGAGGCTCTGATTGCTTCCAAGCAGTTGGATAAAGAGTATCTGGCCATCGGTGGTCTGGGGGACTTCACCAAGTCCTGCGCTCAGCTAGCCTTGGGGGCTGACAGTGAGGTCCTCAAGAGTGGCAGGGTGAGTGGATGTGTGGGTGGTAGCTTGGAAGCACATTTGCTCTTGGTGTGTTAAGTGAATGATAGAAATGCTAttaacatctctctcctctcttcagaaCATCACTGTCCAAACCATCTCAGGAACCGGCTCTCTGTGCATTGGAGCCAACTTCCTGGTAAAGACCTGCCTCTTAACAGCTAAACAGGAAGAGAATGAATGCACCTACACTACCACGGTTCCATTTGGGCCCATGGCCCCCTAGAACAGTGCACCAGCCTATACATGCCTGAAATGACTGCCTTCTCTATAATATATATGCATTACAAATGATTGTGTTCTATAAAACAATATCTTCATACCGGTAGTACTGCGGATTGTGTATGGAGTCAGTTAATTCATGATATTTTTCTCTAGTCTCGTTTCCACAGTGCGTCCCGTGACGTGTACCTGCCCAAGCCCTCCTGGGGGAACCACACACCTATCTTCAGAGATGCTGGCATGCAGCTGAAAGCCTACCGCTACTACGACCCCTCCACCTGCGGCTTCGACTTCAACGGGGCGCTCGATGACATCTctgtgagagagggatgggaaaGGGGGGGTTGTATGATTCCACACTGACATGGAGGACCATTACCACGTCTTGTGATCTGTTTTTATATTGTTATGTTGACTTTTTATAAGGTTAAGGTGTGGGGGTCTATTTCCGTCATGAGAATCTGATTTGAATGTTAGTGTAACACTATTTTCCCTCTGATACAGAAAATGCCAGAGAAGAGTGTGATCATGCTGCATGCCTGTGCCCATAACCCCACCGGTGTGGACCCCAAGCCTGAGCAGTGGAAAGAGATCGCTGACCTGGTGAAGGTGAGTGTGCTTACCATAGATATAAAATACCTCAATGGTAATTTCTCTGTAAATGCCCTAACTAGCTAAAGTCTCTGTCACTATTGGGACTCTATTGCTGAAGAGCTTTACTGCCCAGTGCCTACAGGTGTTTTGTGTGAAGACTGACATCTTTACTGTGCCAGACAACTATTTACACACACGGTCCTAATAATAACTCCTCCCCTGTTCTGCTGTTCCTTCAGAAAAGGGACCTGTTGGTGTTCTTTGACATGGCCTACCAGGGTTTTGCCAGTGGAGATATTGATCGTGATGCCTGGGCTGTTCGTCACTTCATCGAGCAGGGCCACAAAATTGTCCTGTCTCAGTCCTTCGCTAAGAACATGGGCCTCTACGGTCGGTCTcattatacacacacgcacacacacacaaaatctcaCTCACAAACTATGGTATTGACATAggagaatggtagaaactcccacCGGTGTGGTATCTTACCTGTCTGTGTTGACAGGTGAGCGAGTGGGAGGGTTCACTGTGGTGTGTAACGATGCAGAGGAAGCTAAGAGGGTGGAGTCTCAGCTGAAGATTCTGATCCGGCCAATGTACTCCAACCCTCCAATGAATGGAGCCAGAATCGCTGCCACTATTCTCAACACACCAGACCTTTATAAAATCTGGTaagtgtacatacacacacacctgaaaatGTTGTTTGCCCATTTCACTGATCCTGTGATTTCATAATCTAGCTGACTGCCTAGGAAGGTATCGGAGTTCTCTTTGGAGTGGTCTCCTGTCTCTACACACGACTTCCATTCTGTTTCCTCACCCCCCCCCCTGATTAACCTCTCTCTACACAGGTTGGAGGAGGTCCACGGCATGGCCAACCGCATCATCAAGATGAGGGAGCAGCTGGCGGCCAACCTGAAAAACGAGGGCTCCACTCTCGACTGGCAGCATGTCATCGACCAAATCGGCATGTTCTGCTTCACAGGCCTCAAGCCTGAACAGGTACAGACAAACGACCACACCCACTCTTTATATCCACACCTGTACCTTACAACCTTATAAGACATTATTATATTCATATTGGTCATATTCATCAGTTGGAATTAAGTTCTAGTATAATGATAAATTGCGTTGACTccagatgtttgtgtgtgtctacccCAGGTTGAGCGTCTGACTAAGGAGTTTTCAGTGTACATGACCAAGGATGGTAGAATCTCCATGGCAGGCGTCACTTCCAGCAACGTGGGATACCTAGCGCATGGAATCCATGCCGTCACTAAGTAAAAAGGAGAATGCTGGGAGAAACAGCGGGGCACGGTGGTGCTGGACACAATCCAAATTAAAATAACTGAAAAAGAGCATTTTGTGTCATTTtactctccctgccctctccaccCAGACTGTCAATTGTTCAACTTTGACCTCAACCCTCCTCGCGGTAGGGATGCTGTTTAAATGGTTAGTTCCCTGTGACCTCCCCAATGAGGCCACCATGTCAAAGGTTGTTTAGTGATAGTCCAATGATCTGCCCTTTGACTAATGAGCTGATGTCTCTCTTCTACTCTTATTTATTGTATGTCAAAGGTTAATATTAATTAACTTAATAAATGGCTTAATAATGACAGGTTAACATTATATTTTAAACCTACTCTGCCTGCTGTGGTCCAAATTACTGTAAGGCTACAGATGAGTTTACCAACACTTAGGCTCTGTTGTGTGTGAGAATTGTGAACTCTTGTCTGTCATTGCATATTTCTGTAGGATGTGAAAGTTCAACGTTTCCTCAACACCAGTAGAGTAGCAGAAAACAATTAGTTATATGATAGTGCCAGACAATCTTTAGATGAGATACAGTCATTGATATTTTAATATGCTTTAGAAATGGACAATAATGTATGATCATTCAGTCCTTTCACTCAGCCTCTCTTGCATTTCCACTTGCATTATCTT from Oncorhynchus tshawytscha isolate Ot180627B unplaced genomic scaffold, Otsh_v2.0 Un_scaffold_4_pilon_pilon, whole genome shotgun sequence includes these protein-coding regions:
- the LOC112249212 gene encoding aspartate aminotransferase, mitochondrial; this translates as MALLKSSKVISSIGTFSPSLGVLSTRNSSWWGGVQMGPPDPILGVSEAFKRDTSSKKMNLGVGAYRDDHGKPFVLDCVRKAEALIASKQLDKEYLAIGGLGDFTKSCAQLALGADSEVLKSGRNITVQTISGTGSLCIGANFLSRFHSASRDVYLPKPSWGNHTPIFRDAGMQLKAYRYYDPSTCGFDFNGALDDISKMPEKSVIMLHACAHNPTGVDPKPEQWKEIADLVKKRDLLVFFDMAYQGFASGDIDRDAWAVRHFIEQGHKIVLSQSFAKNMGLYGERVGGFTVVCNDAEEAKRVESQLKILIRPMYSNPPMNGARIAATILNTPDLYKIWLEEVHGMANRIIKMREQLAANLKNEGSTLDWQHVIDQIGMFCFTGLKPEQVERLTKEFSVYMTKDGRISMAGVTSSNVGYLAHGIHAVTK